A region from the Aphis gossypii isolate Hap1 chromosome 1, ASM2018417v2, whole genome shotgun sequence genome encodes:
- the LOC114122003 gene encoding phospholipase A-2-activating protein: MAYKLSSVLYGHVLDVRGLATGSDGYIVSASRDKTARLWKPNSENAGFTEVQTFKGHTNYVVSVAILKKSDILPNGLILTGGNDTFMCGFFPESSAPVFLNTSHTNTVCKIIPGILPNTFITSSWDMKARLWKIRVNSDHTYQPVLLTIFKGHTAAVWSSIQLPTNQVITCSADKTLLIHNILNGDPENSSVAIKKLTGHTDCVRDLAVLLDNEFLSCSNDATVKRWSAVTGECLETFYGHPSYIYSLSVFCGTDMTNSLVVTGGEDRYLNVWQSSEQQVILQPAQSIWAVAILPNTDIVIGSSDGLIRIFSADSNRQATNEVQAAFQEQVDNVNQEAQKEVGGIKVDCLPGPEILYKPGKSDGQIIMVNENGKPICYKWLSNECKWDKVGDVLSASDPDKNMHEGKEYDFVWNVDIEDGKPPLKLPFNKNEDPWVVAQAFIHKHNLPQSYLETVANFIISNSKVNPQPLPASQGYVDPYTGAARYVPPSNDTSSSGTNGQNHFTEQLGQVSSGYNKFFPQTNYLKFDQANTTTILSKIEEFNKKAGDSFNKLNQSQLNSLVKLCDENIDPDDGTIKILISLLDWPNDILFPILDITRLAVRNKHVNDLLCSNNLIMDKLLPHIYNIEKPTNQMLAFRCLCNLMHHEKGELLVVKYYEEFLRLIQNLSNQNLSQKQLQIAVATLMLNFSVMIKQSDDEIAVQTVNNTINMVCPKLTEPEAMFRCFVAIGTLLCLKYPPTLSEQIKDYIELMASNSEPSKVLSCCKHLMTIIRK, translated from the exons ATGGCGTACAAACTTAGTTCCGTCCTCTATGGACACGTATTGGATGTCCGCGGACTGGCCACCGGATCTGACGGTTACATTGTATCCGCATCTAGAGACAAGACTGCCAGACTTTGGAAACCGAACag tgaAAATGCTGGATTCACTGAAGTTCAAACATTCAAAGGCCATACTAACTATGTAGTATCAGtcgcaatattaaaaaaatctgataTTTTACCAAATGGTCTTATTTTAACTGGCGGTAACGACACATTTATGTGTGGATTTTTTCCTGAATCATCAGCACCAGTTTTTTTGAATACTAGTCATACAAATACTG TGTGTAAAATTATTCCTGGTATATtacctaatacatttataacctcTTCATGGGATATGAAAGCACGCCTATGGAAAATAAGAGTCAATTCTGATCATACTTATCAGCCAGTATtgctaacaatttttaaaggaCATACAGCAGCTGTTTGGTCTTCAATACAACTACCTACAAATCAAGTCATAACTTGTTCAGCAGATAAAActttacttatacataatattttaaatggtgaTCCAGAAAATTCATCTgttgctataaaaaaattaactg gtcaTACTGACTGTGTTAGAGATTTAGCAGTTTTATTGGATAATGAATTTCTGTCATGTTCAAATGATGCTACGGTAAAACGTTGGAGTGCAGTAACTGGTGAATGTTTAGAAACATTTTATGGTCATCCTagctatatttatag TTTAAGTGTTTTCTGTGGAACCGATATGACTAATTCATTAGTTGTAACTGGTGGAGAAGATAGATACCTAAATGTTTGGCAAAGTTCTGAACAACAAGTTATACTACAACCAGCACAAAGTATATGGGCTGTAGCTATTCTTCCAAATACAGATATTGTTATTGGCTCtag TGATggtttaataagaatattcaGTGCAGATTCAAACCGACAAGCTACAAATGAAGTCCAAGCAGCATTCCAAGAACAAGTTGATAATGTTAACCAAGAGGCACAAAAAGAAGTTGGTGGTATTAAAGTTGATtg tttacctGGACCAGAAATACTGTATAAACCTGGAAAGAGTGATGgccaaataataatggttaatgAAAATGGAAAACCTATTTGTTATAAGTGGTTATCAAATGAATGTAAATGGGATAAAGTTGGAGATGTTTTAAGTGCATCTGATCCAGATAAAAACATGCATGAAGGAAAG gagtATGATTTTGTATGGAACGTTGATATAGAAGATGGTAAACCCCCTCTTAAATTACcttttaacaaaaatgaagATCCTTGGGTGGTAGCTCAagcatttatacataaacacaATTTACCACAATCTTATTTAGAAACTGTGGCaaactttataatttcaaattcaaaagttaatCCTCAGCCACTACCTGCTAGCCAAGGTTATGTAGATCCTTATACTGGAGCTGCTAGGTATGTACCGCCAAGTAACGATACTTCTTCATCTGGAACGAATGGTCAAAACCATTTTACTGAACAGTTAGGTCAAGTATCTTCAGGTTACAACAAGTTTTTCCctcaaactaattatttaaaattcgatCAAGCTAATACTACAACCATTTTAA GTAAGAttgaagaatttaataaaaaagcagGCGACTCATTTAATAAGCTCAACCAAAGTCAACTTAATTCTCTTGTGAAACTTTgtgatgaaaatattgatcCTGACGATGGTACTATAAAGATACTAATTAGCTTACTTGATTGGCCCAatg atattttatttcctataTTGGATATTACAAGACTGGCTGTACGTAATAAGCatgtaaatgatttattgtgttcaaacaatttaatcatggataaattattaccgcacatttataatattgaaaagcCTACTAATCAAATGTTGGCATTTAGATGTCTATGCAATCTTATGCATCATGAAAAAGGAGAACTTCTCGTAGTGAAATACTATGAAGAGTTCTTAAgacttattcaaaatttatctaATCAAAATCTTTCTCAAAAACAACTTCAA ATTGCTGTAGCCACATTGATGCTGAATTTCAGTGTTATGATTAAACAATCTGATGATGAAATAGCTGTGCAAACCGTGAATAACACCATAAATATGGTATGTCCAAAACTAACTGAACCCGAAGCAATGTTCCGTTGTTTTGTAGCTATTGGTaccttattatgtttaaaatatcctCCGACTTTGTCGGAACAAATTAAAGATTACATTGAACTGATGGCATCAAATTCGGAACCATCAAAGGTGTTGTCGTGTTGTAAACATTTGATGACAATTATTAGAaagtaa
- the LOC114122004 gene encoding protein FAM183A-like: MYDYTLLVELYKKEKKFQKVYTTFRPNLKASPVTGKFYACHEANVNQGEPNDHYIKLLAQAKSLGPKNKFPSPKTENQRYGWYDKTLIPRKEDILIFPHVEAPEIKLDIILKQNYKNEVPFSGIPFKL, translated from the exons ATGTATGACTACACTCTTTTGGTTGAACtgtacaaaaaagaaaaaaaatttcagaaaGTTTACACTACGTTTCGACCAAACTTAAAAG CATCACCTGTAACGGGGAAATTTTATGCTTGCCATGAAGCAAATGTCAATCAAGGTGAACCAAATGACCACTACATAAAACTTTTGGCACAAGCTAAATCTTTAGGACCAAAGAACAAATTTCCTTCTCCAAAAACTGAAAATCAAAG gtatgGGTGGTACGATAAAACTTTAATTCCACGAAAAGaagatattttgatattcCCACACGTAGAAGCTCCCGAAATTAAATTAGACATTATACTAAaacagaattataaaaatgaagtgCCATTTAGTGGAATaccttttaaattgtaa
- the LOC114121991 gene encoding 26S proteasome non-ATPase regulatory subunit 13, producing MAQPEVEMSELEELQTKKLWHQLTLKLLAYVKDTNVQKKVDLLSFYNTFIQPIEGKMNSFALVEIVSYVIPFIKDPKEAVTFLETLEPKVKDKVEALIFAKVLKGEILLDKLKNQQDCLIVITDVDKLLSDLDEISPVHSRYYLLASHLYRIQGKHTEYYRTCLKYLGAIDLSTISQPDQIRNAFLLGLAALLSDDIYNLGELLMHPILDSLTNTTNYWLVELLNAFNTGDITKFAKMKPQWASIPDIAVQEHKLRQKISLLCLMEMTFKRQAKNRCLSFQEIALETQLSLEQIEMLVMKALSLGLVKGKIDQVSEGVYLEWVQPRVMNKTPISGMIGRLDTWCSEVKNMQYRMQDEAQDFLKV from the coding sequence ATGGCACAACCTGAAGTTGAAATGTCTGAATTGGAAGaattacaaactaaaaaattatggcATCAATTGACTTTAAAACTCTTGGCTTATGTTAAGGATACTAACgttcaaaaaaaagttgacCTATTGAGtttctataatacatttatccaACCAATAGAAGGCAAAATGAATTCTTTTGCTTTGGTTGAAATTGTTTCATATGTGATTCCATTTATTAAGGATCCAAAGGAAGCagttacatttttagaaactCTGGAACCCAAAGTTAAAGACAAAGTCGAAGCTTTAATTTTTGCTAAAGTTTTAAAAGGTGAAATACTTTtggataaattgaaaaatcaacaAGACTGTTTGATTGTTATTACTGATGTTGATAAATTGTTGAGTGATTTGGATGAAATATCTCCTGTGCACAgccgatattatttattggccAGTCATCTATATCGTATTCAAGGAAAGCACACTGAATACTACCGTACTTGTTTGAAGTATTTGGGTGCAATCGATTTGTCTACTATTAGCCAACCAGATCAAATAAGAAACGCATTTTTATTGGGACTTGCTGCATTACTTAGTGATGATATCTATAATTTGGGTGAACTGCTCATGCATCCCATTTTAGATTCATTAACAAACACAACAAATTATTGGTTAGTTGAACTATTAAATGCGTTCAACACTGGAGACATCACAAAATTCGCCAAAATGAAACCACAGTGGGCTTCTATACCTGATATAGCAGTTCAAGAACATAAACtcagacaaaaaatatcaCTACTTTGTTTAATGGAAATGACATTCAAACGCCAAGCTAAAAACAGGTGTTTATCGTTCCAAGAGATTGCACTTGAGACACAATTATCATTAGAACAGATTGAAATGTTGGTAATGAAAGCATTATCATTAGGCCTAGTAAAGGGTAAAATCGATCAAGTCAGTGAAGGTGTATACTTGGAATGGGTTCAACCTAGAGTGATGAATAAAACACCAATATCAGGTATGATTGGTAGACTGGATACATGGTGTTCAGAAGTCAAGAACATGCAGTACAGGATGCAAGACGAAGCCCAAGattttttgaaagtttaa